From a region of the Argiope bruennichi chromosome 8, qqArgBrue1.1, whole genome shotgun sequence genome:
- the LOC129981790 gene encoding zinc finger protein Noc-like, producing MLTSANQYLRPEYLSPLATTLDAKKSPLALLAQTCSNIGADNPNNKPIITGLEKNKDSSNDSKKDKSPLIISDDHSNSKPSFKPYESVIKKDDNHNIEFGGKKTPNSKASSPSVTNRISPAVSTSSCGKSSPINSENGRNSSHNATKTESSVASPTSTSDSTSTTLCSTQNTLSGLGYGSTSLGLDLARSDASKESLNNFGLSAYKALSGLNPLSNCTGCGPLPGHSIDAHAFPGAAQSGLLKGSNYPLSATALSPYVGYARVKTSNGGTTLVPVCRDPYCTNCQLSMHSAQLSSCPSGCTQCNHDRLGSTLPGLGHGLVPGLTGSAAAMAAVAAASRVPSLSYPQSVLPRPNVCSWMIGDTCCGKSFNSSEELLQHVRTHASLPTSESSLSLMSPSFSLASSSLNAACHMHYSSPAGLRRTYPTSLSPVSSLSAASRYHPYKPILSSLPGAPLPQLAHPSLGMYYPYGLYGQRLGPPVHP from the exons ATGTTGACATCTGCGAATCAGTATTTGAGACCTGAATACTTGTCTCCGTTGGCAACGACG ttGGATGCCAAGAAAAGTCCCTTAGCCTTGCTTGCTCAAACTTGCAGTAATATCGGAGCTGATAATCCTAACAATAAACCTATAATAACTGGTTTAGAAAAGAATAAGGACTCCAGCAATGACTCAAAAAAGGACAAATCACCACTTATTATAAGTGATGATCACAGCAACAGCAAACCATCTTTCAAACCATACGAATCTGTTATCAAAAAGGATGATAATCATAACATCGAATTCGGAGGTAAAAAGACTCCCAATTCTAAAGCAAGTTCCCCTTCAGTGACGAATCGCATATCTCCTGCTGTTAGCACTAGTTCTTGTGGTAAAAGCTCACCCATAAATTCAGAAAATGGTAGGAATAGTTCTCACAATGCAACTAAGACTGAGTCTTCCGTTGCGTCTCCTACTAGTACATCAGATTCTACTTCTACGACGCTATGCTCTACGCAAAATACTCTTAGTGGACTAGGTTACGGTTCAACGAGCTTGGGTTTAGATCTAGCACGTAGTGATGCATCTAAAGAAAGCTTGAACAATTTTGGACTAAGTGCCTATAAAGCTCTATCTGGTCTAAATCCTCTCTCCAATTGCACTGGCTGTGGACCTCTTCCAGGACATTCCATCGATGCACACGCTTTTCCTGGAGCTGCTCAAAGTGGATTGCTCAAAGGCTCAAACTATCCCTTAAGTGCCACAGCATTATCCCCGTATGTTGGATATGCGAGAGTCAAAACTTCAAATGGTGGCACAACTTTGGTTCCTGTATGTCGGGATCCCTATTGTACAAATTGTCAATTGAGCATGCACAGTGCTCAGCTATCTTCGTGTCCTAGTGGATGTACTCAATGTAATCATGACAGGTTAGGTTCCACATTACCTGGCCTAGGACATGGACTTGTCCCAGGCTTGACTGGTTCTGCAGCTGCTATGGCTGCCGTAGCAGCAGCAAGTCGTGTGCCAAGTCTTTCATATCCTCAATCAGTCTTACCTAGGCCAAATGTTTGCAGTTGGATGATTGGTGATACATGCTGTGGTAAATCATTTAACTCTTCTGAGGAACTGTTGCAACATGTGAGGACTCATGCGAGCTTGCCTACATCTGAATCTTCGCTGTCTCTCATGTCACCGAGTTTCAGTTTAGCTTCTTCAAGTCTAAATGCTGCATGCCACATGCATTATAGCTCTCCTGCTGGGCTAAGAAGAACATATCCCACAAGTTTGAGTCCAGTTAGCTCCCTATCGGCGGCTAGCCGTTATCATCCCTATAAGCCAATCTTGTCCAGTTTGCCTGGAGCTCCATTACCACAACTAGCACACCCAAGTTTAGGCATGTATTATCCATACGGATTATACGGACAAAGACTTGGACCACCCGTACACCcttaa